One genomic region from Rothia dentocariosa ATCC 17931 encodes:
- a CDS encoding (Fe-S)-binding protein: MRIALFSTCIVDGMYPRVARATVEILERLGHEVVYPPGQTCCSQMHVNSGYFDDAYPVVKNHVESFEAWDWDVAVAPSGSCVASLGHQQPMIARHQGDEDLAVRAEQIAARTFELSQLLIDVLGITNAAEQLGSYFPEHVTYHSSCHGMRLLHLGSRQSDLVRTVEGIKYTEIEGLDQCCGFGGTFSFKNADVSGAMVEDKATNVEKTGASVCTGGDCSCLMNIGGALSRRGSSVKTVHFAEILASTKENPLKIDGNVELAFA; the protein is encoded by the coding sequence ATGCGTATTGCGCTTTTCTCCACGTGCATTGTTGATGGCATGTATCCCCGCGTAGCACGCGCGACCGTCGAGATTCTAGAACGCTTGGGGCATGAGGTTGTTTACCCTCCCGGGCAGACCTGCTGTTCCCAAATGCACGTCAATTCCGGGTACTTTGATGATGCTTACCCCGTCGTAAAAAACCACGTCGAGTCTTTTGAGGCGTGGGACTGGGATGTTGCCGTGGCACCCTCAGGTTCCTGCGTGGCATCCCTGGGGCACCAGCAGCCCATGATCGCTCGTCATCAGGGCGACGAAGATCTTGCCGTGCGGGCAGAGCAGATTGCCGCACGTACCTTTGAACTTTCCCAGCTTCTCATTGACGTTCTGGGTATCACCAACGCCGCCGAGCAGCTTGGTTCTTACTTCCCCGAGCACGTGACCTACCACAGCTCATGCCACGGTATGCGCCTGCTGCATCTTGGCTCCCGTCAGTCAGATCTTGTGCGCACCGTTGAAGGCATTAAGTACACCGAAATTGAGGGCCTCGACCAGTGCTGCGGCTTCGGCGGAACCTTCTCGTTCAAGAACGCCGATGTTTCCGGTGCGATGGTTGAAGATAAAGCAACCAACGTTGAGAAGACTGGCGCATCCGTATGCACCGGCGGTGACTGCTCCTGCCTGATGAATATCGGCGGTGCACTCTCACGCCGCGGATCCTCTGTTAAGACCGTCCATTTTGCCGAAATCCTCGCCTCCACCAAGGAGAATCCGCTGAAGATTGACGGCAATGTAGAACTCGCCTTCGCATAG
- a CDS encoding L-lactate permease translates to MNTFFAEPNAVGGSLGLSALVATIPLLTFFIMLLVVKARAHWSALVALAASILVASLGFTMPFDLAGLSAVRGAIYGLVICWVILGAIWFYQVTVLAGRFEDLRRTFDRLGGGDLRIQAILIAFCFGGLLEALAGFGAPVAITATMILALGVKPLKAAITVLLANTAPVAFGAVAVPIVTAGDVGGKDPHVIATIVGHQAPFLAMFVPVILLFILDGMKGVKDAWLPAFVIGISFGIAQWITAATPAYNLTDVVACIVSMGAAVLFLRFWKPRGVEGVRERYGLPSQVEEKEALPAVRVWMALLPYLIVVVIFGLVNLSAELKAWLKTVAIKIDIPALSSRLVTKDGTKVKDAVYSFTWLSNPGTLLIISGLIVGVIYFLFNEKGRYGFKFPALFTEFGSVVYRMRWSILTIASVLALAYVMNFSGQTVAMGTFLAGLGPVYAILAPALGWIGTAVTGSDTSANALFSKLQVSAAENLHQAGISGATPELLLAANTTGGVVGKMISPQSLAIAATSVDMEGKESDILKAVVPWSFAMLVVVCILVFLQTNVLSFLIP, encoded by the coding sequence GTGAATACATTCTTCGCTGAACCCAACGCAGTCGGGGGAAGCCTTGGGCTAAGCGCGCTCGTGGCAACCATACCGCTGCTGACCTTCTTCATCATGCTACTCGTCGTCAAGGCACGCGCGCACTGGTCGGCGCTGGTGGCACTTGCCGCATCTATCCTGGTGGCAAGCCTCGGCTTTACGATGCCCTTCGATTTGGCAGGGCTCAGCGCGGTGCGCGGCGCTATCTACGGTTTGGTCATCTGCTGGGTGATCCTCGGTGCCATCTGGTTCTACCAGGTCACCGTGCTTGCCGGACGCTTTGAAGACCTACGCCGTACCTTCGACCGTCTGGGTGGCGGCGATTTGCGCATCCAGGCGATTCTGATTGCCTTCTGCTTCGGTGGTCTGCTTGAAGCCCTCGCAGGGTTCGGTGCTCCCGTGGCAATTACCGCAACCATGATTCTTGCCCTTGGTGTGAAACCGCTCAAAGCAGCTATTACCGTGCTTCTTGCTAACACCGCGCCTGTGGCCTTCGGCGCCGTCGCCGTCCCGATTGTGACTGCAGGCGATGTTGGCGGCAAAGACCCGCACGTTATTGCAACCATCGTTGGTCACCAGGCACCGTTCCTGGCAATGTTCGTGCCCGTCATTCTGCTCTTCATCCTCGACGGTATGAAGGGTGTTAAAGATGCATGGCTCCCCGCCTTCGTCATCGGCATTTCCTTCGGTATTGCACAGTGGATAACCGCAGCAACCCCCGCATACAACCTCACCGACGTGGTGGCATGTATCGTCTCGATGGGTGCAGCAGTGCTCTTCCTGCGCTTCTGGAAACCGCGCGGCGTAGAAGGCGTGCGTGAGCGTTACGGCCTGCCTTCACAGGTCGAAGAGAAAGAAGCACTGCCCGCCGTGCGCGTGTGGATGGCTCTTCTTCCCTACCTGATCGTGGTTGTTATCTTCGGTCTCGTGAACCTCAGTGCAGAGTTGAAGGCATGGCTGAAAACCGTGGCTATCAAAATCGATATTCCCGCGCTTAGCTCCCGCTTGGTCACCAAAGACGGCACAAAAGTTAAGGATGCTGTTTACTCCTTCACCTGGCTCTCGAACCCCGGCACCCTGCTGATTATTTCGGGTCTGATCGTGGGTGTTATCTACTTCCTCTTCAACGAAAAGGGTCGTTACGGGTTCAAGTTCCCCGCTCTGTTCACCGAATTCGGTTCGGTCGTCTACCGTATGCGCTGGTCAATTCTGACCATTGCATCGGTGCTGGCACTGGCATACGTCATGAACTTCTCGGGTCAGACCGTTGCCATGGGTACCTTCCTGGCAGGACTCGGCCCCGTATACGCTATCCTGGCACCCGCACTGGGCTGGATCGGTACCGCAGTGACCGGTTCGGACACCAGCGCCAACGCACTGTTCTCGAAGCTGCAGGTCTCCGCCGCCGAGAACCTGCACCAAGCCGGTATTTCTGGGGCAACCCCCGAGTTGCTGCTGGCTGCTAATACCACCGGTGGCGTGGTCGGTAAGATGATCTCCCCGCAGTCCTTGGCTATCGCGGCAACCTCCGTGGATATGGAAGGTAAGGAATCCGACATTCTCAAGGCCGTGGTTCCCTGGTCGTTCGCCATGCTCGTGGTGGTTTGTATTCTGGTCTTCCTGCAGACCAACGTGCTCTCGTTCCTGATTCCCTAA
- a CDS encoding FadR/GntR family transcriptional regulator, whose protein sequence is MTHLTDSTSRIQERSYSIILETFERRLRLGELRVGDKLPSERALAEKHGISRPSVREALRILNALGLIRSSSGSGPKSGAIVISEPSDTLSWALRMHIATRNLPVKDVVSTRLLLEGPAARAAANAPDSPERDLALENAREHLREMDLPQVSNERFHFCDTRFHYELSKLGGNIVLDTVIDSLHMATISYVQEAVPLLRDWDSVKQTLQDQHRGIYEAISTRDEDAAYERVCEHIKWFYSLSDRARDQQRERQAQVMDADALPHQVVLHEEHLA, encoded by the coding sequence ATGACTCACCTGACAGACTCGACATCCCGCATACAGGAACGCAGCTACAGCATCATTCTTGAAACCTTCGAGCGGCGGCTGCGCCTGGGCGAACTGCGTGTCGGTGATAAGCTGCCTTCCGAGCGTGCACTGGCCGAAAAGCACGGAATTTCTCGGCCCTCGGTACGCGAGGCCCTGCGTATTCTCAACGCGCTGGGGCTGATTCGCTCCAGTAGCGGATCGGGGCCGAAATCGGGCGCTATCGTCATCTCGGAGCCCTCCGACACCCTCAGCTGGGCACTGCGCATGCATATTGCAACCCGCAACCTGCCGGTCAAAGATGTGGTTTCTACACGTTTGCTTCTGGAGGGACCGGCTGCACGTGCCGCCGCAAATGCCCCCGACTCCCCCGAACGCGATTTGGCGTTGGAGAACGCCCGCGAGCATCTGCGTGAGATGGATCTGCCGCAGGTCTCGAACGAGCGTTTCCATTTCTGCGATACCCGCTTTCACTACGAACTTTCAAAGCTGGGCGGAAACATTGTGCTCGATACCGTGATCGATTCACTGCACATGGCGACTATCAGCTACGTGCAGGAGGCGGTGCCGCTGCTGCGCGATTGGGATTCCGTCAAGCAGACGCTTCAAGACCAGCACCGGGGCATTTACGAGGCGATCTCCACCCGCGACGAAGACGCCGCCTATGAGAGGGTGTGCGAGCACATCAAATGGTTCTATTCGCTCTCGGACCGCGCCCGCGACCAACAGCGAGAACGGCAGGCTCAGGTGATGGATGCGGATGCGCTGCCGCATCAGGTGGTGCTGCATGAGGAGCATCTGGCGTAG
- a CDS encoding phosphoribosylaminoimidazolesuccinocarboxamide synthase yields MNSRNNPPMIPGWTHVYSGKVRDLYVPEESRYDAAGLTVSDDAEIRAGSVMVVASDRISAFDKILPTEIPDKGKILTQMSLWWFQQLSHIPNHVISTDVPESVAGRAMICKSLNMFPVECIVRGYLTGSGLTSYRDTGSVAGIELPAGLVDGSRLETPIFTPTGKAEVGQHDEPVTREELYAEVGHAIGNRLEELSLELYSTAEKIAREQGIILADTKVEFGTDSYRGEITLGDELLTPDSSRFWDASEYEPGKSQPSFDKQFVRDWLRSPESGWDGSDNVPHLPEDVVEKTRARYVEAYERLTGTKF; encoded by the coding sequence ATGAATTCCCGCAACAACCCACCCATGATTCCGGGGTGGACGCACGTCTACTCAGGTAAAGTACGCGACCTATACGTTCCCGAAGAAAGCCGCTATGACGCTGCCGGGCTAACAGTCAGTGATGATGCTGAAATCCGCGCAGGCTCCGTCATGGTCGTCGCCTCTGACCGCATTAGCGCCTTCGATAAAATTCTTCCCACCGAAATCCCCGATAAAGGCAAAATCCTCACCCAAATGTCGCTGTGGTGGTTTCAACAACTTTCGCATATCCCAAACCATGTGATTTCAACCGATGTGCCCGAATCAGTCGCAGGGCGCGCCATGATATGCAAATCGCTCAATATGTTCCCGGTCGAGTGCATTGTGCGCGGCTATCTGACGGGTTCGGGGCTCACAAGTTACCGCGACACCGGCAGCGTAGCAGGCATCGAACTCCCTGCGGGGCTTGTGGATGGGTCACGCCTCGAAACCCCAATTTTCACGCCGACCGGCAAAGCCGAAGTAGGCCAGCACGATGAACCGGTTACCCGCGAAGAACTCTACGCCGAAGTAGGGCACGCAATCGGTAACCGGTTGGAAGAACTCTCACTCGAACTCTACAGCACCGCCGAAAAAATCGCCCGCGAGCAGGGCATTATCTTGGCTGATACCAAAGTCGAATTCGGAACCGATTCCTACCGCGGCGAAATCACCCTCGGCGACGAATTGCTCACCCCCGACTCCTCACGATTCTGGGATGCGAGTGAGTACGAACCCGGAAAATCCCAACCGAGCTTTGATAAACAGTTTGTGCGCGACTGGCTGCGCTCGCCGGAATCGGGCTGGGACGGTTCGGATAATGTGCCTCATCTGCCCGAGGATGTGGTCGAGAAGACCCGCGCCCGCTATGTTGAAGCCTACGAGAGGCTGACCGGCACGAAGTTCTAG